From Mytilus edulis chromosome 8, xbMytEdul2.2, whole genome shotgun sequence, one genomic window encodes:
- the LOC139484405 gene encoding putative uncharacterized protein DDB_G0282133 encodes MPAGASSPGRVTHAGQVEGTPTPPPSITLGCFGIRVDMFIPNPIRCFTCQKFGHGSKQCRGKQRCFKCSDEGHDGTNCHSESSKCSSLSSPKKNEKKKSNKKETVEIHNWSGESVWDLPSDIDDSSTSKSLPSSASKKVSSSSSTQSTRAPSPLRSQEKKDVQKKPGNTSSQKSSDSRSRGRGRGGVTPAARSPGDRRLSSHNRFSTLIIETEMETESVPPPERSRSQEVCNSNPNDVCNTNPNDVCNPNSNDVCNTNPNDVCNSNPNNVCNTNPNDICKTYPNDFCNTNPNEVCNTNPNEVCNTNLNDVCNTNPNEVCNSNPNDVCNTNSNDVCKTYPNDFCNTNPNEVCNSNLNDVCNTNPNNVCNTNPNDVCNTNPNDVCNTNPYDVCNTNPNDVCNTNPNEICNTNPYDVCYTNPNDVCNTNPNDVCNTNTNDVCNTYPHEVCNTNSNDVCNTNPNDVCNTNTNDVCNTYPHEVCNTNSNDDVCNTNPNDVCNTYPYDVCYPNLNEVCNTNPNGVCNTNTNDVCNINPNDVCNSNPNDVCNTNPNDVCQTYPNGFCKSNPNEVCNTNLNEVCNTNLNDVCNTNPNEVCNYNPNYVCNTNPNDVCKTYPNDFCNTNPNEVCNFNPNDVCNTNPNNVCKTYPNEVCNINPNLNNVCNTKPNEVCNTNPNDVCNTNPNDVYDVCNTNPNDLCNTYPNDVCNTYANDACNTSPNDVYNTNPNDVCSTNPNDVCNPNPDDVCNTKPKEVCNSNPNDVCNTNPNDVCNPNPNDVCNTNPYHVCNSNPNDVCNTNPNDIRKTYPNDFCNTNPNEVCNTNPNEVCNTNPNEVCNSNPSGVFNTNHNDVCNTNPYDVCYPNPNDVCNTNPGGVFNTNPNDVCNTNPNDVCNTNPNDVCNTNPYDVCNTNPNDVCNINPNDVCYTNYKDVCNTNPNDVCNTYPYAVCYPNLNEVCNTNPNGVCNTNTNDVCNINPNDVCNSNPNDVCHTNPNDVCQSYPNGFCKICNTNPNDVCNTNTNDVCNTNPNDVCNTNPNDVCNTKSYDVCYPNLNDVCNTNPNEVCYSNPNDVCNTNHNDACNTNSNGVCNTNPNDVCNTIPNDVCITNPNDVCNTKPNDVSYTNTNYVCHTYPKKVFNYNPNDVCNTNPNDVCNTNINDVCNANPNEVCNTNPNDVCNTNPNEVCNTNPNDVCNTNPNDVSYTNTNYVCHTYPKEVFNYNPNDVCNTNPNDVCNTNINDVCNAYPNEVCNTNPNDVCNTNPNDVCNTNPNDVCNTNPNDVSYTNTNYVCHTYPKEVFNYNPNDVCNTNPNDVCTTNPNDICNSNPYDVCNTNPNDVCQTYPNGFCNTNPNEIFCNTNPNDVCNTNINDVCNTNPNEVCNTNPNDVCNTNPNEVCYTNPNDVCNINPNDVSNTNTNNVCHTYPKEVFNYNPNDVCNTNPNDVCNTNINDLCNAYPNEVCNTNPNDVCNTNPNEVCNTNPNDVCNTNPNDVSYTNTNYVCHTYPKEVFNYNPNDVCNTNPNDVCNTNPNDVCNSNPYDVCNTNPNDVCQTYPNGFCNTNPNEIFCNTNPNDVCNTNINDVCNTNPNEVCNTNPNDVCNTNPNEVCYTNPNDVCNINPNDVSNTNTNNVCHTYPKEVFNYNPNDVCNTNPYDVCNTNPYDVCNSNPNDVCNTNPNDVCQTYPNGFCNTNPNEVCNTNPNEVCNTYLNDVCNTNPNEVCNFNPNDVCNTNTNDVCKTYPNDICNNNHNEVCNSNPNDVCNTYPNDVYNTNLNDVCDTKPNDVCNTHPNDFCNTNPNEFCNTNPKDVCYTNPNDVCNTYPYDVCYPNPSEDVCNTNPNDVCNAYPYDVCYPNLNEVCNTDPNGVCNTYTNDVCSINPNDVCNSNPNDVCNTNPNDVCQTYPNGFCKSNPNEVCNTNLNDVCNTNLNDVCNTNPNEVCNYNPNDVCNTNPNDVCKTYPNDFCNTNPNEVCKFNPNDVCNTNPNDVCKTYPNEVCNINPYLNDVCNTKPNEVCNTNPNDVCNTNPNDVCNTNPNDVCITNPNDVCDTNTNDVCNTNPNDVCNTNPNDVCNTKSYDVCYPNLNDVCNTNPNEVCNSNPNDVCITNPNDVCNTNSNGVCNTNPNDVCNTNPNDVCITNPNDVCNTNPNDVFCNTNPNDVCKTYSDEVCNINPNLNDVCNTKPNEVCNTNHNDVCNTNPTDVCNINPNDVCITNPNDVCNTNTNDICNTNPNDVCNTNPNDVCNTKSYDVCYPNLNDVCNTNPNEVCNSNPNDVCITNPNDVCNTNSNGVCNTNPNDVCNTKSNDVCITNPNDVCNTNPNDVCNTNINDVCNTNPNEVCYTNPNDVCNTNPNDVCNTNPNDVCQTYPNGFCNTNPNEICNTNPNEVCSTNLNDVCNTNPNEVCNSNPNDVCNTNPNDVCNTYPNDTYPNGLCNTNPNKVCNTNPNEACNTNLNDVCNTNPNEVCNSSPNDVCNTNTNDVCKTYPNDICNTNPNEVCNSNPNDVFCNTNRNDVCNTNINDVCNTNPNEVCNTNPNDVCNTNPNDVCNTNPNDVCQTYPNGFCNTNPNEICNTNPNEVCNTNLNDVCNTNPNEVCNSNPNDVCDTNPNDVFCNTNPNDVCNTNINDVCNTNPNEVGNTNPNDVCNTNPNEVCNTNPNDVCNSNLNDVSNTNTNDVCHTYPKEVFNHNPNDVCNTNPNDVCNTNPNDVCNSNPNDVCNTNPNDVCQTYPNGLCNTNPNKVCNTNPNEVCNTNLNDVCNTNPNEVCNSSPNEVCNTNTNDVCKTYPNDICNTNPNEVCNSNPNDVCNTYPNDVYNTNLNDVCDTKPNDVCNTNPNDVCNTNPNDFCNTNPKDVCYTNPNDVCNTYPYNVCYPNPSEVCNTNPNSVVNTYPNDVCNTNPNDDVCNTNPNDVCNTNPYDVCYPNLNEVCNANPNGVCNTNTNDVCNINPNDVCNSNPIDVCNTNPNDVCQTYPNGFCKSNPNEVCNTNLNEVCNTNLNDVCNTNPNKVCNSYPNDVCNTNPNDVCKTYPNDFCNTNPNEVCNFNPNDVCNTNPNDVCKTYPNEVCNINPNLNYVCNTKPNEVCNTNPNDVCNANPNDVCNTNPNDVCSTNPNDVCNTNPNNVCNTNSNGVCNTYPNDVCNTNPNDVYMYSILQKIHISIGHGGRDKMVKEANRKYANVSYEALELYKELCEECQLKKRRTASKGIVVKPIISKEFNSRGQVDLIDMQSFKYNDYRFLMVYQDHLTKFVILRPLTSKRAYEVAMQILDIFLLFGAPNILQSDNGAEFTANIISELKNLWPECKIVHGKPRHPQSQGSVERANADVKDMVITWMRDNSCKDWPVGVKFVQFEKNRSHHSGINRAQYKAMFGVDARVGLTSSSLPDELIAKIDSEEHLSDLANMELNINTDDENICTTDDEQMEISEPQPTEPKTDMCVVCEATALNATSCSSCNKTVHAVCGKSIITDDFLSKVICFLCDTETVIEKERANASESMVKQANRLLSRSNRVLEEVDIGCNVVIPIPVVDRGKGDPRNIMDIVHGKSEKGYRLATKHGILLGSYTRNQFEPTDFL; translated from the exons AGGTCTGtaattctaaccctaatgatgtctgtaatactaaccctaatgatgtctgtaatcctaactCTAATGATGTCTgcaatactaaccctaatgatgtctgtaattctaaccctaataatgtctgtaatactaatcctaatgataTATGTAAGACTTACCCTAATGatttctgtaatactaaccctaatgaggtctgtaatactaaccctaatgaggtatgtaatactaaccttaatgatgtctgtaatactaaccctaatgaggtctgtaattctaaccctaatgatgtctgtaatactaattcTAATGATGTATGTAAGACTTACCCTAATGatttctgtaatactaaccctaatgaggtctgtaattctaaccttaatgatgtctgtaatactaatcctaataaTGTATGTAATacaaaccctaatgatgtctgtaatactaaccctaatgatgtctgtaatactaacccttatgatgtctgcaatactaaccctaatgatgtctgtaatactaaccctaatgaaaTATGTAATACTAATCCTTATGATGTATGTtatactaatcctaatgatgtctgtaatactaaccctaatgatgtctgtaatactaatacTAATGATGTATGCAATACTTACCCTCATGAAGTCTGTAATACTAactctaatgatgtctgtaatactaaccctaatgatgtctgtaatactaatacTAATGATGTATGCAATACTTACCCTCATGAAGTCTGTAATACTAACTCTAATGAT gatgtttgtaatactaaccctaatgatgtctgtaatacttacCCTTATGATGTCTGTTATCCTAACCTTAATGaggtctgtaatactaaccctaacggtgtctgtaatactaatactaatgatgtctgtaacattaaccctaatgatgtctgtaattctaaccctaatgatgtctgtaatactaatcctaatgatgtatgtCAGACTTACCCTAATGGTTTCTGTAAAAGTAACCCTAATGAGGTATGTAATACTAACCTTAATGAGGTATGTAATactaaccttaatgatgtctgcaatactaaccctaatgaagtCTGTAATTATAACCCTAAttatgtctgtaatactaatcctaatgatgtatgtaagaCTTACCCTAATGATTTCTgcaatactaaccctaatgaggtctgtaattttaaccctaatgatgtctgtaatactaatcctaataaTGTATGTAAGACTTACCCTAATGAGGTCTGTAATATTAACCCTAATCTTAATAATGTCTGTAATACTAAACCTAATGaagtctgtaatactaaccctaatgatgtatgtaatactaaccctaatgatgtct atgatgtctgtaatactaaccctaatgatctCTGTAatacttaccctaatgatgtctgtaatacttacGCTAATGATGCCTGTAATACTAgtcctaatgatgtctataatactaaccctaatgatgtctgtagtactaaccctaatgatgtctgtaatcctaaccctgatgatgtctgtaatactaaacCTAAAGAGGTATGtaattctaaccctaatgatgtctgtaatactaaccctaatgatgtctgtaatcctaaccctaatgatgtctgcaATACTAATCCTTATCATGTCTGtaattctaaccctaatgatgtctgtaatactaatcctaatgataTACGTAAGACTTACCCTAATGatttctgtaatactaaccctaatgaggtctgtaatactaaccctaatgaggtctgtaatactaaccctaatgaggtcTGTAATTCTAACCCTAGCGGTGTCTTTAATACTAATCATAATGATGTATGTAACactaacccttatgatgtctgttatcctaaccctaatgatgtctgtaatactaaccctggCGGTGTCtttaatactaatcctaatgatgtatgtaacactaaccctaatgatgtctgtaatactaaccctaatgatgtctgtaatactaacccttatgatgtatgtaatactaaccctaatgatgtatgtaatattaaccctaatgatgtttgtTATACTAATTATAAGGATGtttgtaatactaaccctaatgatgtctgtaatacttacCCTTATGCTGTCTGTTATCCTAACCTTAATGaggtctgtaatactaaccctaacggtgtctgtaatactaatactaatgatgtctgtaacattaaccctaatgatgtctgtaattctaaccctaatgatgtctgtcatactaatcctaatgatgtatgtCAGTCTTACCCGAATGGTTTCTGTAAAA tctgtaatactaaccctaatgatgtatgtaatactaacactaatgatgtctgtaatactaatcctaatgatgtctgtaatactaaccctaatgatgtctgtaatactaaatCTTATGATGTCTGTTATcctaaccttaatgatgtctgcaatactaaccctaatgaggtctgttattctaaccctaatgatgtctgtaatactaaccatAATGATGCATGTAATACTAATTCTAACggtgtctgtaatactaatcctaatgatgtttgtaacactatccctaatgatgtctgtattactaaccctaatgatgtctgtaatactaaacCTAATGATGTATCTTATACTAACACTAATTATGTCTGTCATACTTACCCTAAAAAGGTCTTTAattataaccctaatgatgtctgtaatactaatcctaatgatgtctgtaatactaatatTAATGATGTATGCAATGCTAACCCTAATGaagtctgtaatactaaccctaatgatgtatgtaatactaaccctaatgaggtctgtaatactaatcctaatgatgtatgtaatactaaccctaatgatgtatctTATACTAACACTAATTATGTCTGTCATACTTACCCTAAAGAGGTCTTTAattataaccctaatgatgtctgtaatactaatcctaatgatgtctgtaacactAATATTAATGATGTATGCAATGCTTACCCTAATGaagtctgtaatactaaccctaatgatgtatgtaatactaaccctaatgatgtctgtaatactaatcctaatgatgtatgtaatactaaccctaatgatgtatctTATACTAACACTAATTATGTCTGTCATACTTACCCTAAAGAGGTCTTTAattataaccctaatgatgtctgtaatactaatcctaatgatgtctgtaccactaaccctaatgatatctgCAATtctaacccttatgatgtctgtaatactaatcctaatgatgtatgtCAGACTTACCCTAATGGtttctgtaatactaaccctaatgagatct tctgtaatactaatcctaatgatgtctgtaacactAATATTAATGATGTATGCAACACTAACCCTAATGaagtctgtaatactaaccctaatgatgtatgtaatactaaccctaatgaggtctgttatactaatcctaatgatgtctgtaatattaaccctaatgatgtatctAATACTAACACTAATAATGTCTGTCATACTTACCCTAAAGAGGTCTTTAattataaccctaatgatgtctgtaatactaatcctaatgatgtctgtaacactAATATTAATGATTTATGCAATGCTTACCCTAATGaagtctgtaatactaaccctaatgatgtatgtaatactaaccctaatgaggtctgtaatactaatcctaatgatgtatgtaatactaaccctaatgatgtatctTATACTAACACTAATTATGTCTGTCATACTTACCCTAAAGAGGTCTTTAattataaccctaatgatgtctgtaatactaatcctaatgatgtctgtaacactaaccctaatgatgtctgcaattctaacccttatgatgtctgtaatactaatcctaatgatgtatgtCAGACTTACCCTAATGGtttctgtaatactaaccctaatgagatct tctgtaatactaatcctaatgatgtctgtaacactAATATTAATGATGTATgcaatactaaccctaatgaagtctgtaatactaaccctaatgatgtatgtaatactaaccctaatgaggtctgttatactaatcctaatgatgtctgtaatattaaccctaatgatgtatctAATACTAACACTAATAATGTCTGTCATACTTACCCTAAAGAGGTCTTTAattataaccctaatgatgtctgtaatactaatccttatgatgtctgtaacactaacccttatgatgtctgcaattctaaccctaatgatgtctgtaatactaatccaAATGATGTATGTCAGACTTACCCTAATGGtttctgtaatactaaccctaatgaggtctgtaatactaaccctaatgaggtaTGTAATACTTaccttaatgatgtctgtaatactaaccctaatgaggtctgtaattttaaccctaatgatgtctgtaatactaatacTAATGATGTATGTAAGACTTACCCTAATGATATCTGTAATAATAACCATAATGAGGTATGtaattctaaccctaatgatgtctgtaatacttaccctaatgatgtatataatactaaccttaatgatgtctgtgacactaaacctaatgatgtctgtaatactcaCCCTAATGatttctgtaatactaaccctaatgagttctgtaatactaatcctaaggATGTTTGttatactaaccctaatgatgtctgtaatacttacCCTTATGATGTCTGTTATCCTAACCCTAGTGAG GATGtttgtaatactaaccctaatgatgtctgtaatgcTTACCCTTATGATGTCTGTTATCCTAACCTTAATGAGGTCTGTAATACTGACCCTAACGGTGTCTGTAATACTTATACTAATGATGTCTGTAGcattaaccctaatgatgtctgtaattctaaccctaatgatgtctgtaatactaatcctaatgatgtatgtCAGACTTACCCTAATGGTTTCTGTAAAAGTAACCCTAATGAGGTATGTAATactaaccttaatgatgtctgtaatactaaccttaatgatgtctgtaatactaaccctaatgaagtCTGTAattataaccctaatgatgtctgtaatactaatcctaatgatgtatgtaagaCTTACCCTAATGatttctgtaatactaaccctaatgaggtctgtaagtttaaccctaatgatgtctgtaatactaatcctaatgatgtatgtaagaCTTACCCTAATGAGGTCTGTAATATTAACCCTTaccttaatgatgtctgtaatactaaacCTAATGaagtctgtaatactaaccctaatgatgtatgtaatactaaccctaatgatgtctgtaatactaatcctaatgatgtctgtattactaaccctaatgatgtatgtgaTACTAAcactaatgatgtctgtaatactaatcctaatgatgtctgtaatactaaccctaatgatgtctgtaatactaaatCTTATGATGTCTGTTATcctaaccttaatgatgtctgcaatactaaccctaatgaggtctgtaattctaaccctaatgatgtctgtataactaaccctaatgatgtatgtaatactaatTCTAACggtgtctgtaatactaatcctaatgatgtttgtaacactaaccctaatgatgtctgtattactaaccctaatgatgtctgtaatactaaccctaatgatgttt tctgtaatactaatcctaatgatgtatgtaagaCTTACTCTGATGAGGTCTGTAATattaaccctaaccttaatgatgtctgtaatactaaacCTAATGAAGTCTGTAATACTAACcataatgatgtatgtaatactaaccctacTGATGTCTGTAATattaatcctaatgatgtctgtattactaaccctaatgatgtatgtaatactaacaCTAATGAtatctgtaatactaatcctaatgatgtctgtaatactaaccctaatgatgtctgtaatactaaatCTTATGATGTCTGTTATcctaaccttaatgatgtctgcaatactaaccctaatgaggtctgtaattctaaccctaatgatgtctgtattactaaccctaatgatgtatgtaatactaatTCTAACggtgtctgtaatactaatcctaatgatgtttgtaacactaaatctaatgatgtctgtattactaaccctaatgatgtctgtaatactaaccctaatgatgtttgtaacaCTAATATTAATGATGTATgcaatactaaccctaatgaagtCTGttatactaaccctaatgatgtatgtaatactaaccctaatgatgtctgtaatactaatcctaatgatgtatgtCAGACTTACCCTAATGGtttctgtaatactaaccctaatgagatctgtaatactaaccctaatgaggtaTGTAGTactaaccttaatgatgtctgtaatactaaccctaatgaggtctgtaattctaaccctaatgatgtctgtaatactaatcctaatgacGTGTGTAatacttaccctaatgat ACTTACCCTAATGGTttatgtaatactaaccctaataaggtctgtaatactaaccctaatgaggcATGTAATactaaccttaatgatgtctgtaatactaaccctaatgaggtctgtaattctagccctaatgatgtctgtaatactaatacTAATGATGTATGTAAGACTTACCCTAATGAtatctgtaatactaaccctaatgaggtctgtaattctaaccctaatgatgtct tctgtaatactaatcgtaatgatgtctgtaacactAATATTAATGATGTATgcaatactaaccctaatgaagtctgtaatactaaccctaatgatgtatgtaatactaaccctaatgatgtctgtaatactaatcctaatgatgtatgtCAGACTTACCCTAATGGtttctgtaatactaaccctaatgagatctgtaatactaaccctaatgaggtatgtaatactaaccttaatgatgtctgtaatactaaccctaatgaggtctgtaattctaaccctaatgatgtctgtgaTACTAATCCTAATGACGTGT tctgtaatactaatcctaatgatgtctgtaacactAATATTAATGATGTATgcaatactaaccctaatgaagtcggtaatactaaccctaatgatgtatgtaatactaaccctaatgaggtctgtaatactaatcctaatgatgtctgtaattcTAACCTTAATGATGTATCTAATACTAACACTAATGATGTCTGTCATACTTACCCTAAAGAGGTCTTTAatcataaccctaatgatgtctgtaatactaatcctaatgatgtatgtaacactaaccctaatgatgtctgcaattctaaccctaatgatgtctgtaatactaatcctaatgatgtatgtCAGACTTACCCTAATGGTttatgtaatactaaccctaataaggtctgtaatactaaccctaatgaggtatgtaatactaaccttaatgatgtctgtaatactaaccctaatgaggtcTGTAATTCTAGCCCTAATGAGGTCTGTAATACTAATACTAATGATGTATGTAAGACTTACCCTAATGAtatctgtaatactaaccctaatgaggtctgtaattctaaccctaatgatgtctgtaatacttaccctaatgatgtatataaCACTAACCTTAATGATGTATGTGACACtaaacctaatgatgtctgtaatactaaccctaatgatgtatgtaatactaaccctaatgatttctgtaatactaatcctaaggATGTTTGttatactaaccctaatgatgtctgtaatacttacCCTTATAATGTCTGTTATCCTAACCCTAGTGaggtctgtaatactaaccctaacaGTGTCGTTAATACttatcctaatgatgtctgtaacactaaccctaatgat gatgtttgtaatactaaccctaatgatgtctgtaatactaacccttatgatgtctgttATCCTAACCTTAATGAGGTCTGTAATGCTAACCCTAACGGTGTCTGTAATACTAAtactaatgatgtctgtaacattaaccctaatgatgtctgtaattctaaccctattgatgtctgtaatactaatcctaatgatgtatgtCAGACTTACCCTAATGGTTTCTGTAAAAGTAACCCTAATGAGGTATGTAATACTAACCTTAATGAGGTCTGTAATactaaccttaatgatgtctgtaatactaacccgaATAAGGTCTGTAAttcttaccctaatgatgtctgtaatactaatcctaatgatgtatgtaagaCTTACCCTAATGatttctgtaatactaaccctaatgaggtctgtaattttaaccctaatgatgtctgtaatactaatcctaatgatgtatgtaagaCTTACCCTAATGAGGTCTGTAATATTAACCCTAACCTTAATTATGTCTGTAATACTAAACCTAATGaagtctgtaatactaaccctaatgatgtatgtaatgctaaccctaatgatgtctgtaatactaatcctaatgatgtctgtagtactaaccctaatgatgtctgtaatactaaccctaataaTGTATGTAATACTAATTCTAACGGTGTCTGTAATACTTAtcctaatgatgtttgtaacactaaccctaatgatgtct ACATGTACAGCATATTACAGAAAATTCACATATCAATAGGTCATGGTGGTAGGGACAAAATGGTAAAAGAGGCAAATAGAAAGTATGCAAACGTTTCATACGAAGCTTTAGAACTTTACAAGGAACTTTGCGAGGAATGCCAACTTAAAAAACGTAGAACTGCTAGTAAAGGCATTGTTGTCAAGCCTATTATAAGCAAAGAGTTCAATTCCCGAGGACAGGTTGATTTGATAGACATGCAATCATTCAAATACAATGACTATAGATTTTTAATGGTATACCAAgatcatttaacaaaatttgtaattttacgCCCTCTTACATCAAAGCGTGCTTACGAAGTAGCAATGCAAATACTTGATATCTTCCTTCTTTTTGGTGCTCCGAACATCCTTCAAAGTGATAATGGTGCCGAATTCACTGCAAACATTATTAGTGAGCTGAAAAACTTATGGCCTGAATGCAAAATTGTTCATGGTAAACCTCGACACCCACAGAGTCAGGGCAGCGTTGAGCGAGCTAATGCTGATGTCAAGGATATGGTTATCACATGGATGCGAGATAACAGTTGTAAAGACTGGCCTGTCGGTGTCAAATTTGTACAATTTGAGAAAAACAGAAGTCATCATTCAGGCATAAACAGAGCTCAATACAAAGCTATGTTTGGGGTAGACGCAAGAGTTGGGCTAACATCATCCTCACTCCCTGATGAACTTATAGCTAAAATTGACAGCGAAGAACATTTGTCAGATTTAGCAAACATGGAGCTCAATATAAATACTGATGACGAAAACATATGCACAACTGATGATGAACAAATGGAGATTTCTGAGCCACAACCTACTGAACCAAAAACTGACATGTGTGTTGTATGTGAAGCAACTGCATTGAATGCAACTTCTTGTTCTTCTTGTAAcaaaactgtacatgctgtatgtGGAAAATCTATCATAACAGATGACTTTCTGTCAAAAGTAATTTGCTTTCTGTGTGATACAGAAACGGTCATTGAAAAAGAACGTGCAAACGCTTCCGAGTCAATGGTAAAACAAGCCAATCGTTTGTTAAGTCGGTCTAATAGAGTTTTAGAAGAAGTAGACATTGGATGTAATGTTGTTATTCCTATCCCAGTCGTTGATCGTGGAAAAGGTGATCCCCGAAATATAATGGATATCGTCCATGGAAAGTCAGAGAAAGGCTATCGTCTTGCTACAAAGCATGGTATTCTGTTAGGGTCATACACAAGAAACCAGTTTGAACCCACTGATTTCTTGTAA